One stretch of Acholeplasma laidlawii PG-8A DNA includes these proteins:
- a CDS encoding Wadjet anti-phage system protein JetA family protein — MHLFDNIPDTLFNVLSSPNKHIYVDCLFIIYDATNSIENAFQGERGYVIDKLVDYFDELKEDFQMGDSEVTTSRQKSVSVINVLKQNGWLGEEELGDYKTSLNLFDYSIKIIDLLKRIQMGEENEYTGEIYTVYSLLSSFDILDGLTIVEQAYQKIEDVLRKLKTLKANIYRFYFDLVKKDRKDDLQKVLEKLLIDYKTNFFDSAYYHLKTTDSLPRYKRSILENISYIYQNEGFMETMAEQALTKRKALQYNDAYNYVEERIRYIKDSIDAIEYLIEGIDNKNELYINAAASKIMFLTNTSEDLEGLMNRLFKIILSDKKVDYSQIFNLFRARNLDENSLQTVRRPRVDAVAEEIDYNQDISDEVKERKMASLLKANLFSKKEINNYVTYLLGDAPRILASHIELESNDDFVKLILIFLFSKSTGMVYDVRLLNYDTRIGHIKFTDFEIFVKGKSL, encoded by the coding sequence TTGCATCTATTTGATAATATCCCTGATACACTATTTAATGTCTTATCTTCTCCAAACAAACATATATACGTAGACTGTCTGTTTATCATATATGATGCCACCAACTCAATTGAAAATGCGTTTCAAGGTGAACGAGGCTATGTGATTGATAAGTTAGTTGACTATTTTGATGAACTTAAAGAAGATTTTCAGATGGGGGATAGTGAAGTCACTACTTCACGTCAAAAGTCTGTTTCTGTCATTAATGTATTAAAGCAAAATGGTTGGTTAGGTGAAGAAGAACTAGGGGATTATAAAACATCTTTAAATTTATTCGATTACTCCATCAAAATTATTGATTTACTTAAAAGAATTCAAATGGGTGAAGAAAACGAGTATACCGGTGAAATTTACACCGTGTACTCTCTTTTGTCATCTTTTGATATTTTAGATGGTTTAACTATTGTAGAACAAGCATATCAAAAGATTGAAGATGTCTTAAGGAAACTTAAAACTTTAAAAGCAAACATTTACCGTTTTTACTTTGATTTAGTTAAAAAGGATAGAAAAGATGATTTACAAAAAGTTTTAGAAAAACTACTTATAGACTATAAAACAAACTTCTTTGATAGTGCATATTATCATTTAAAAACGACAGATTCACTACCGAGATATAAACGTAGTATTTTAGAAAATATATCCTATATTTACCAAAATGAAGGTTTTATGGAAACTATGGCAGAACAAGCACTAACAAAAAGAAAAGCACTTCAATATAATGATGCATATAACTATGTTGAAGAACGTATTCGCTATATAAAAGATTCTATTGATGCCATTGAGTATTTAATTGAAGGTATTGATAATAAAAATGAATTATACATTAATGCTGCAGCATCTAAGATTATGTTTTTAACTAACACATCAGAGGACTTAGAAGGCTTAATGAATCGTTTATTTAAGATTATATTAAGCGATAAAAAGGTAGATTATAGTCAAATATTTAACCTTTTTAGAGCTAGAAACTTAGATGAAAACTCGCTTCAGACAGTTAGAAGGCCAAGAGTGGATGCTGTTGCAGAGGAAATTGACTATAACCAAGATATCTCTGATGAGGTTAAGGAACGTAAGATGGCAAGCCTACTTAAGGCAAACTTATTTTCTAAAAAAGAAATTAACAACTATGTCACTTACTTACTAGGCGATGCACCAAGAATATTAGCAAGTCATATTGAATTAGAATCAAACGATGATTTTGTTAAACTGATCTTAATCTTCTTATTTAGTAAATCAACAGGTATGGTTTACGATGTTAGATTATTAAATTATGATACGAGAATTGGACATATTAAATTTACTGATTTTGAAATCTTTGTTAAAGGAAAAAGCTTATGA
- a CDS encoding DUF4194 domain-containing protein: MMNKNQAIKKLSEEFVVLKEAEKTVFSRIVNKLLQVNFITRKKIADANDYRFVLAYKEIFEAYFCLSDFELIIERHEEVLYIKNISNFNHLRLRKAESILLLIIRMLYQSKMNVITLDENVEIYLSEVHDELTKVGYLDNKRMTKETLKPSLQLLKSYNIIDYMDSKLNDDARIKIYPTILYVIRTDSIKELLDHIDDYVKGGNVNEEVDED, from the coding sequence ATGATGAACAAAAACCAAGCAATTAAAAAACTAAGTGAAGAGTTTGTAGTCTTAAAAGAAGCAGAAAAAACTGTTTTTTCTAGAATTGTAAACAAATTACTTCAAGTGAACTTCATCACCAGAAAAAAGATTGCTGATGCAAATGATTACCGTTTTGTATTAGCATATAAGGAAATATTTGAAGCCTATTTTTGTTTATCAGATTTTGAACTTATTATTGAGCGACATGAAGAAGTCTTATATATCAAAAATATATCAAACTTTAATCACTTAAGACTTAGAAAAGCTGAAAGTATTTTATTACTAATTATTAGAATGTTATATCAATCGAAGATGAATGTCATTACTTTGGATGAAAACGTTGAAATATACTTAAGTGAGGTTCATGATGAACTCACTAAAGTAGGTTACCTAGATAACAAACGTATGACTAAAGAAACATTAAAACCTAGTCTTCAATTACTTAAGAGCTATAACATCATTGATTATATGGATAGTAAATTAAATGATGATGCAAGAATTAAGATATATCCAACGATTTTATATGTCATTAGAACAGACAGCATCAAAGAATTATTAGATCACATAGACGACTATGTTAAAGGGGGTAATGTAAATGAAGAAGTTGACGAAGATTAA
- a CDS encoding ATP-binding protein, with amino-acid sequence MKKLTKIKLINWHLFTDQTIKIDGNTLISGENGAGKSTLLDALQYLLVGGKSGAKFNIAATDDAKRTLEGYVRGRIGAENKEFIRSGDVITHVALEFYDEQSDEFGIIGAVLELPKMGNLKERFYLLENLNLHDGIFMDKNTPRDYRSMKAYLKTLSIDFIPFDSQRQYRDALAKYFGIDAKKYSKILPKALAFRPIDLQSFVFEFLLDDEPIDIQSLKNNVTQLKRVEGQIRLDKEKLEKLEKIITLGESLNQNLDQITTNELIDQMAFIEKRETFLNHSENLLDKVNAKYEVLKRQKDDLDRQITSNDETILELETSRQNDDITRTLSNLKEQLHAKGNQYNEQKVIVSDLKATLNRELDLYRDFVNLNPNTHISAFLKYYSGHEENSNILELSSYIEGAQSAASGYLNALSVEKSELEKERNNILNELRIAENRLNALKRNVKTYPRNVQSLMDAINTELSNYYKKDVRVRAFSDLIEVKDEAWRDALEGYLNTRRFDLIIDPLYFNDALEVYDRVKNELSIYGVGLVNTAKIGEYTTCLPNSLAAKVTTDHPYARNYVNMTMGYVVTVDNLSDLKNHQRSITKSAMTYANHTARQINPSQYQVPYIGNSSTQLQVEMDTKLVGELTSDLKRVSNLLEKNQMSLRLLQQSKLGHIVSSNQIRYFDNIKQTRKEYIELEQKVANLSSNPKIAELESQLDEERNKKRQLRLDFEKLADQMADLRSEKTRILEQIEESRDALSNYLKEQKEWNQKYPTLLPIAYNQFNALKVRYQSNYDLISRDLAQSTIQIKSQNARAEADVVNLMRAYIINYHFGAAPDLSELIEFEKEYVLIKDNNLMKYEQEAIDLRKASETGFREEFVGKLRASIESAQIQIAELNQALTGKHFGTDSYELVTKPSENPEFRTYYDIIMDSDAVAKHTLFTENLSKRKEIILMELFNKIASFDPENDKFALQFLDYRYYMSYDIEVTNENGNKSYFSKVSKEKSGGETQVPFYIVIAASFQQLLSKNKRIDAGCMVLFDEAFNNMDESRIDAMMKFYNSLSIQLFIAVPPQRVSNIVNYVTTSLAIVKDNDFAIVEAFKREVI; translated from the coding sequence ATGAAGAAGTTGACGAAGATTAAACTGATTAATTGGCATTTGTTTACAGACCAAACCATTAAAATAGATGGTAATACATTAATCTCTGGTGAAAACGGTGCTGGTAAATCAACATTACTTGACGCCTTACAATATTTATTAGTCGGTGGAAAATCCGGTGCTAAATTTAATATTGCAGCAACTGATGATGCCAAACGTACCCTTGAGGGTTACGTTCGTGGTCGTATTGGTGCTGAAAATAAAGAATTTATCCGTTCAGGGGATGTTATCACTCATGTTGCATTAGAGTTTTATGATGAACAAAGTGATGAATTTGGTATTATTGGTGCAGTCTTAGAGTTACCTAAAATGGGTAACTTAAAAGAAAGATTTTACTTACTAGAAAACTTAAATCTTCATGATGGTATTTTTATGGATAAAAATACGCCAAGAGATTACCGCTCCATGAAAGCATATTTAAAAACATTATCGATTGATTTTATACCGTTTGATTCACAACGTCAATACCGTGATGCACTTGCTAAATACTTTGGTATTGATGCTAAAAAATACTCAAAAATATTACCTAAAGCACTGGCTTTTAGACCGATTGATTTACAATCATTTGTTTTTGAATTCTTATTAGACGATGAACCCATTGATATTCAAAGTCTAAAAAATAATGTGACACAACTTAAACGAGTTGAAGGTCAAATTCGCTTAGACAAGGAAAAATTAGAAAAATTAGAAAAAATTATTACTTTGGGTGAGTCTCTTAATCAAAACCTAGATCAAATTACAACCAATGAGTTAATTGATCAAATGGCATTTATTGAAAAAAGAGAAACCTTTTTAAATCATTCTGAAAATTTACTGGATAAAGTGAATGCTAAATATGAAGTACTAAAACGTCAAAAAGATGATTTAGATAGACAAATAACATCGAATGATGAAACGATTTTAGAACTTGAGACATCACGTCAAAATGATGATATCACTCGTACCCTTTCAAACCTAAAAGAACAACTGCATGCTAAGGGAAACCAGTATAATGAACAAAAAGTGATTGTCAGTGATTTAAAAGCAACTCTAAATAGAGAACTTGATTTATATAGAGACTTTGTGAATTTAAATCCAAATACACATATCTCAGCATTCCTAAAATATTATTCTGGTCACGAGGAAAATTCAAATATTTTAGAATTAAGCAGTTACATTGAAGGTGCACAATCTGCAGCAAGTGGTTATTTAAATGCTTTAAGTGTAGAAAAATCTGAACTTGAAAAAGAAAGAAATAATATCTTAAATGAATTAAGGATTGCTGAAAACAGATTAAATGCACTAAAAAGAAATGTCAAAACATATCCTAGAAATGTCCAATCCTTAATGGATGCTATTAATACAGAACTATCAAATTATTATAAAAAAGATGTACGTGTGCGTGCTTTTTCAGATCTAATTGAAGTTAAGGATGAAGCATGGCGTGATGCATTAGAGGGTTACCTAAATACAAGACGTTTTGACTTGATTATTGATCCACTATACTTTAATGATGCACTTGAAGTCTATGACCGTGTTAAAAATGAATTATCTATTTACGGTGTAGGGTTAGTCAATACTGCTAAAATCGGTGAATATACAACATGCTTACCAAATTCACTTGCTGCTAAAGTAACAACAGATCATCCTTATGCTAGAAACTATGTCAACATGACCATGGGGTATGTTGTCACAGTTGATAATTTAAGTGATTTAAAAAATCATCAAAGATCAATTACTAAGTCTGCAATGACTTATGCTAACCACACAGCAAGACAAATCAATCCAAGTCAATATCAAGTACCTTACATTGGTAATTCATCGACACAACTTCAAGTAGAAATGGATACTAAGTTAGTAGGTGAACTGACAAGTGATCTTAAACGTGTATCCAATTTACTTGAGAAAAACCAAATGTCACTCAGATTATTACAACAATCTAAATTAGGACATATTGTATCTTCTAATCAAATTAGATACTTTGATAATATTAAACAAACAAGAAAAGAATACATTGAACTAGAACAAAAAGTAGCGAATTTATCAAGTAATCCTAAGATTGCTGAATTAGAGTCACAACTTGATGAAGAGCGTAACAAGAAACGTCAACTACGTCTAGATTTTGAAAAGTTAGCTGATCAAATGGCTGATTTACGTAGTGAAAAAACACGTATTCTTGAACAAATTGAAGAATCACGAGATGCATTATCCAATTATTTAAAGGAACAAAAAGAGTGGAATCAAAAATATCCAACACTTTTACCGATAGCTTATAACCAGTTTAACGCATTAAAAGTGAGATATCAGTCAAATTATGACTTGATTTCTAGAGATTTAGCACAATCTACAATTCAAATTAAATCTCAAAATGCACGTGCAGAAGCTGATGTTGTAAACTTAATGCGTGCATATATTATAAACTATCACTTTGGTGCTGCACCAGATCTATCAGAGCTCATTGAATTTGAAAAAGAGTATGTCTTGATTAAAGACAATAATTTAATGAAGTATGAACAAGAAGCAATTGACTTAAGAAAAGCTTCTGAAACCGGATTTAGAGAAGAATTTGTAGGTAAACTAAGAGCATCAATTGAATCCGCTCAAATTCAAATTGCAGAACTTAACCAGGCCTTAACTGGAAAGCACTTTGGTACAGATAGTTATGAGCTTGTTACAAAACCATCAGAGAATCCAGAGTTTAGAACATACTATGATATCATTATGGACTCTGATGCGGTAGCTAAACATACCTTATTTACAGAAAACCTATCTAAACGTAAAGAAATTATATTAATGGAGTTATTTAATAAGATTGCTTCATTTGATCCTGAAAATGATAAGTTTGCATTACAATTTTTAGATTACCGCTATTACATGAGTTATGATATTGAAGTCACAAACGAAAATGGTAACAAATCATACTTTAGTAAGGTAAGTAAAGAAAAATCTGGTGGTGAGACTCAGGTACCATTCTATATTGTTATTGCAGCAAGTTTCCAACAACTATTAAGTAAAAATAAACGTATTGATGCGGGTTGTATGGTATTATTTGACGAAGCATTTAACAACATGGATGAGTCTAGAATTGATGCGATGATGAAGTTCTATAACTCATTAAGTATTCAATTATTTATCGCAGTGCCACCTCAAAGGGTAAGTAACATTGTAAACTATGTGACAACATCACTAGCGATAGTTAAAGATAACGATTTTGCAATTGTAGAGGCATTCAAAAGAGAGGTTATTTAA
- the ptsP gene encoding phosphoenolpyruvate--protein phosphotransferase, with protein sequence MTKLKGNGVSSGIAIAKVHQFKLNNMFAMNKYATDKAFEIKRLGDALYKADKELENLTKQAEERIGVEHAQIFSAQQMMINDPEMIKNAHVKINDFNLDAAYAFKQTMSEMIDMFELSDNPYIKERISDLEDISNRVLHILSGKTHSLYVFNEDVILVATDLVPSETINLDTTFIKGIVIEKGSKTSHSAILARNLGIPAITGVDVSKIHHDTLAIIDGHTGDILLEPSEDTIKTYQTKQQEALKLQSTYETIKDLKTATIDNHEVHLAANIGVDLDIQEALDANASGIGLLRTENQYLESDDFPTEDELFIFYEKVATSFETNEVTIRTLDIGGDKNLSYLNMRKELNPFLGNRAIRYSLSYPSLFKTQLRAILRANTHQNIKVMFPMISTLKELMDAKKILDETYQALKIEGHEVNYPKIGMMVEVPSAALGIEKFLPHIDFISIGTNDLIQYMFAADRMNERVAYLYQPYNPILLSTIKSMIDKTNKHGIIVSVCGEMAGHKAQSLLLIGLGIKHLSMHANLILENKYLISKTTYKALEEIAEKALLLDHPYEVEALINTYIKGLKY encoded by the coding sequence ATGACAAAACTTAAAGGTAATGGTGTATCCAGTGGTATAGCAATTGCTAAGGTACATCAATTCAAACTAAATAACATGTTTGCAATGAATAAGTATGCAACCGACAAAGCATTTGAAATCAAGCGCTTAGGGGATGCACTTTATAAAGCAGATAAGGAACTTGAAAATCTAACCAAGCAAGCTGAAGAAAGAATTGGGGTTGAACATGCCCAAATCTTTAGTGCGCAACAAATGATGATTAATGACCCTGAAATGATAAAAAATGCGCATGTTAAAATAAATGACTTTAATCTAGATGCTGCCTACGCATTTAAGCAAACTATGAGTGAAATGATAGATATGTTTGAGTTAAGTGATAATCCATACATTAAGGAACGTATCTCTGATTTAGAAGATATTTCAAATAGAGTATTACATATTTTAAGTGGAAAAACGCATAGTCTTTATGTGTTTAATGAAGATGTGATACTTGTAGCAACAGACTTAGTCCCTTCAGAAACAATCAATTTAGACACAACTTTTATTAAAGGTATTGTCATTGAAAAAGGATCTAAAACAAGTCACTCAGCAATTCTTGCACGTAATTTAGGTATTCCTGCAATTACGGGTGTTGATGTAAGTAAAATACATCACGACACACTTGCAATCATTGATGGACACACAGGGGATATTTTATTAGAACCTAGTGAAGATACCATCAAAACATACCAAACTAAACAGCAAGAAGCACTTAAATTACAATCAACGTATGAAACAATAAAAGACCTTAAAACAGCAACCATAGACAATCATGAAGTCCATTTAGCTGCAAACATTGGTGTTGATTTAGACATTCAAGAAGCACTAGATGCTAATGCTTCAGGTATTGGTTTATTACGTACAGAAAACCAGTATTTAGAATCTGATGATTTTCCAACCGAAGATGAACTATTTATCTTCTATGAAAAGGTAGCAACATCATTTGAAACTAATGAAGTCACTATTAGAACGCTTGATATTGGTGGCGATAAAAACTTAAGTTACCTCAATATGCGTAAAGAATTAAACCCATTTTTAGGTAATAGAGCAATCAGATATAGCCTAAGTTATCCATCATTATTTAAAACTCAGCTTCGTGCTATCTTACGTGCTAATACACATCAAAATATTAAAGTCATGTTTCCAATGATTTCAACTTTAAAAGAACTCATGGATGCGAAGAAGATACTAGATGAAACTTATCAAGCATTAAAGATTGAAGGACATGAAGTAAATTATCCAAAGATTGGTATGATGGTTGAAGTACCATCCGCTGCACTTGGTATAGAAAAGTTTTTACCACATATTGATTTCATCAGTATTGGAACCAATGACCTGATTCAATACATGTTTGCAGCAGATAGAATGAATGAACGTGTAGCATATCTTTATCAACCATATAATCCAATTCTTTTGTCCACCATCAAATCTATGATTGACAAGACTAATAAGCATGGTATAATAGTTAGCGTGTGCGGTGAAATGGCTGGCCATAAAGCTCAAAGTTTACTACTTATTGGCTTAGGTATCAAACATTTAAGCATGCATGCAAACTTAATTTTAGAAAACAAATACTTGATTTCTAAAACAACTTATAAGGCACTAGAAGAAATTGCCGAAAAAGCATTATTACTAGATCACCCTTACGAAGTTGAAGCACTTATAAATACATATATTAAAGGACTTAAATATTAA
- a CDS encoding Fic family protein, protein MDFSIIDEKKDTIDSHRPFSQNMTRQLRDKLIIEWTYNSNAIEGNTLTLSETKVVLENGITIKGKPLKDHLEIINHKEAIEYIEDLVSKNVKLSEYDIKAVHYLILKEIDSTNAGKYRQENVFISGAKHVPSVYLNVPYEMQKMIEKYQSWKDLHPVVRACYLHGEFVKIHPFIDGNGRTARLLLNFELIQSGYPPVVIKTENRADYYDTLDKAHTTNNYTDFIKIIVDLVNESENLYLYLIG, encoded by the coding sequence ATAGATTTTAGTATTATTGATGAAAAAAAGGATACAATTGATTCCCATCGACCATTCTCTCAAAACATGACTAGACAATTAAGAGATAAATTAATTATTGAATGGACTTATAATTCTAATGCAATTGAAGGTAATACACTTACTTTATCAGAAACAAAAGTAGTCTTAGAAAACGGCATAACAATTAAAGGAAAACCATTAAAAGATCATTTAGAGATAATTAATCATAAAGAAGCAATTGAATACATTGAAGACCTAGTCAGTAAAAACGTTAAACTTTCAGAATATGATATTAAAGCTGTTCATTATTTAATTTTGAAAGAGATTGATTCTACTAATGCTGGTAAATATAGACAAGAAAATGTGTTTATCAGTGGTGCTAAGCATGTGCCATCAGTATACTTAAATGTTCCATATGAAATGCAGAAAATGATTGAAAAATATCAAAGTTGGAAAGATTTACACCCTGTAGTAAGGGCTTGTTACTTACATGGAGAGTTCGTAAAAATACACCCATTTATCGATGGGAATGGTAGAACAGCAAGACTTTTATTAAATTTTGAACTCATTCAAAGTGGCTATCCACCCGTCGTAATCAAAACAGAGAATAGAGCGGATTATTATGATACACTAGATAAAGCGCATACAACAAATAATTATACAGATTTTATTAAAATTATTGTTGACTTGGTTAATGAGTCAGAGAATTTATACTTATATTTGATAGGTTAA
- a CDS encoding DUF5071 domain-containing protein, which yields MTGDILKLLSELNWNNKEKQTIAIKVLSSRKDYNFKMLIAPLQNEFYENQGIWWKDIALGCAIVLSNKSDSEIINLLPDLLVWLQDLNWPGAVEVFERLKKIPYLLIKKYLNDTIYKAQIENDDQWIEWLTLLNKSLLTL from the coding sequence ATGACTGGTGATATTTTAAAACTATTGTCAGAGTTAAATTGGAATAATAAAGAAAAACAAACTATAGCGATTAAGGTATTATCAAGTAGGAAAGATTATAATTTTAAAATGCTAATTGCACCATTACAAAATGAATTTTATGAGAATCAAGGAATTTGGTGGAAAGATATTGCTTTAGGTTGTGCTATTGTACTAAGTAATAAGTCCGATAGTGAAATAATTAACTTATTACCCGATCTTCTAGTTTGGTTACAAGATTTGAATTGGCCGGGTGCAGTCGAAGTTTTCGAAAGGCTAAAGAAAATCCCATATTTATTAATAAAAAAATATTTGAATGATACGATTTATAAAGCACAAATAGAAAATGATGATCAGTGGATTGAATGGTTAACCCTGCTTAATAAAAGTCTTCTGACTCTATAG
- the rlmD gene encoding 23S rRNA (uracil(1939)-C(5))-methyltransferase RlmD → MRLKVKTNDLDYQGQGVTRIDDKVTFIKGMFDDEVGIIEITKSKKNFQQAKLVELIQKNKQRVSENSFDYAPFFGLSLKAECLWQQKITKETIKKITNLDVEVEDTITDGKKLNYRNKITLHVKHIGGSLKIGTYEENSNYLEPIETHHLALPVINDKITVLNKWLKTFKLETNDIKNFTLRTNGKDVMLIIGIKLKFEGTESIIDELKKHFESIYLNIEKRSFENLSDESIHVYGLETLKMTFNHLSFEIGPESFFQVNKDVAILMYDEIKKLTQNHTVIDAYAGMASIGQYIDAKKVYAIESNLDSIIQAKKILKVNQVDHVELIHGQVEEKLEAYIKHADAIVFDPPRSGLTESIIELVKLNQIKTIVYVSCDLKSLARDINGLKDLYDIKKIIPVRMFPSTIHMETITLLSLK, encoded by the coding sequence ATGAGATTAAAAGTAAAAACAAATGATCTTGATTACCAAGGTCAAGGTGTAACAAGAATAGATGATAAAGTAACCTTTATAAAAGGTATGTTTGATGATGAAGTAGGCATCATAGAAATCACAAAATCAAAAAAGAATTTCCAACAAGCAAAACTTGTAGAACTTATTCAAAAAAATAAACAACGTGTATCTGAAAACTCTTTTGACTATGCACCGTTTTTTGGTCTATCCTTAAAAGCAGAATGCCTATGGCAACAAAAGATTACTAAAGAAACGATTAAAAAAATAACCAATTTAGATGTTGAAGTAGAAGATACTATCACAGATGGTAAGAAACTAAACTACAGAAATAAAATCACTTTACATGTGAAACATATTGGTGGTTCATTAAAGATTGGTACCTATGAAGAAAACTCTAATTATCTTGAACCGATTGAAACACATCATCTTGCACTACCTGTCATAAATGATAAAATTACAGTTTTAAATAAATGGCTCAAAACCTTTAAATTAGAAACGAATGATATTAAAAACTTTACCCTTAGAACAAACGGTAAAGATGTGATGCTTATCATTGGTATAAAACTTAAGTTTGAAGGTACAGAAAGCATCATAGATGAACTTAAAAAGCACTTTGAATCCATCTACCTAAATATTGAAAAAAGAAGTTTTGAAAACCTATCAGATGAATCGATTCATGTTTATGGTCTAGAGACCTTAAAGATGACATTTAATCACTTATCATTTGAAATAGGACCTGAAAGTTTCTTCCAGGTAAATAAAGATGTAGCAATTTTAATGTATGATGAAATTAAGAAACTTACCCAAAATCACACAGTCATTGATGCCTATGCTGGTATGGCAAGTATTGGTCAATATATTGATGCTAAAAAGGTATACGCAATTGAATCTAATCTAGATTCAATTATTCAAGCTAAGAAGATATTAAAGGTAAATCAAGTAGACCATGTAGAGTTGATTCATGGACAAGTAGAAGAAAAACTAGAAGCATACATTAAACATGCAGATGCTATAGTGTTTGATCCACCAAGAAGTGGATTAACGGAAAGTATTATTGAACTAGTAAAACTCAATCAGATTAAGACGATTGTATATGTGTCTTGTGATTTAAAATCACTAGCAAGAGATATCAATGGCTTAAAAGATTTATATGATATTAAAAAAATCATTCCAGTTAGAATGTTTCCGTCCACAATTCATATGGAAACAATTACCTTGCTTTCGTTAAAATAG